In Nitratidesulfovibrio sp., the following are encoded in one genomic region:
- a CDS encoding SPOR domain-containing protein, which produces MAAPRQGQSGPNAQNGRGGQGTKDGGRKKGVYTINVTLPSLISAGIVAVIGFGWVFVLGVIVGRGYNPEERLGIERIMPKPAVNASQPTPMPGGVIKPEDLQFMDSLRAKPAPVSGNAGVAVNASEIVTKNGKKDQKPDPKTDTKADAKKDTKTAKADTKADSKPDAKTDAKTDAKTAQKAEARPDAKKDDKKASAPAAASKDAKDTKAAEAKPADGERFDYVYQVAAYKAADPANALKAKLEASGIKVRLDSSVESGVSWYRLNALFRGTPEDTRQLRAALARHGIDKVILRSKTPVSR; this is translated from the coding sequence ATGGCAGCACCCAGACAAGGGCAGTCCGGACCGAACGCGCAGAACGGGCGTGGCGGCCAGGGGACGAAGGATGGCGGGCGCAAGAAAGGCGTCTACACCATCAACGTCACCCTGCCCTCGCTCATTTCGGCGGGCATCGTGGCCGTCATCGGCTTCGGCTGGGTGTTCGTGCTCGGCGTCATCGTGGGGCGCGGCTACAACCCGGAAGAACGCCTGGGCATCGAACGCATCATGCCCAAGCCCGCCGTCAACGCATCGCAACCCACCCCCATGCCCGGCGGGGTCATCAAGCCGGAAGACCTCCAGTTCATGGATTCCCTGCGCGCCAAGCCCGCTCCGGTTTCCGGCAACGCCGGGGTGGCGGTGAACGCTTCGGAAATCGTGACCAAAAACGGCAAGAAGGATCAGAAGCCCGACCCCAAGACGGACACGAAAGCGGACGCCAAAAAGGACACCAAAACCGCCAAGGCCGATACCAAGGCGGATTCCAAGCCCGATGCCAAGACGGACGCCAAGACGGACGCCAAAACCGCCCAGAAGGCCGAGGCCAGGCCCGACGCCAAGAAGGACGACAAGAAGGCATCGGCCCCCGCCGCCGCATCAAAGGATGCCAAAGACACCAAGGCGGCGGAGGCCAAACCCGCCGACGGCGAACGTTTCGATTACGTGTATCAGGTGGCGGCCTACAAGGCGGCGGACCCCGCCAATGCCCTGAAGGCCAAGCTGGAGGCCTCCGGCATCAAGGTGCGCCTGGATTCCTCGGTGGAAAGCGGCGTGTCGTGGTACCGGCTGAACGCGCTGTTCCGGGGCACGCCGGAGGACACGCGCCAGTTGCGCGCGGCACTTGCCAGGCACGGCATCGACAAGGTGATCCTGCGCAGCAAGACACCTGTTTCCCGATAG
- a CDS encoding ABC transporter ATP-binding protein, translating to MRATSGWDIRFDGLTVGYGDHVVLHDVNALLPAGKISLIIGGSGCGKSTLLRHVLGLQRPMAGTLSVGGRDLFALGGRDFRKVRRRMGVLFQDGALLGSLSLGDNVALPLREHTGLPKATIRQIVLHKLALVGLADYADYYPNQLSGGMRKRAGLARAIVMDPPILLCDEPTSGLDPVNAARMDHLLLDMRANFPGMTMVVVSHDLRSLDAIADYVLMLHDGTAAFAGPVDALRASSDPYVRSFLDRRVEEGERAEVSLAPEVQQALDAWLDR from the coding sequence ATGCGCGCGACTTCCGGATGGGACATACGATTTGACGGCCTTACGGTGGGCTACGGCGACCACGTGGTACTGCACGACGTGAACGCGCTGCTGCCCGCCGGCAAAATTTCCCTGATCATCGGCGGCTCCGGCTGCGGCAAGTCCACCCTGCTGCGCCACGTGCTGGGCCTGCAACGGCCCATGGCGGGCACCCTTTCTGTGGGCGGGCGCGACCTGTTCGCCCTTGGCGGCCGTGATTTCCGCAAGGTACGGCGGCGCATGGGCGTGCTGTTCCAGGACGGGGCGCTGCTGGGCTCGCTGAGCCTCGGCGACAACGTGGCCCTGCCCCTGCGCGAGCACACCGGGCTGCCCAAGGCCACCATCCGCCAGATCGTGCTGCACAAGCTGGCCTTGGTGGGCCTGGCCGACTACGCCGACTACTACCCCAACCAGCTTTCCGGCGGCATGCGCAAGCGCGCGGGCCTCGCGCGGGCCATCGTCATGGACCCGCCCATCCTGCTGTGCGACGAGCCCACATCGGGCCTCGACCCGGTCAACGCCGCGCGCATGGACCACCTGCTGCTGGACATGCGGGCCAATTTTCCCGGCATGACCATGGTGGTGGTCAGCCACGACCTGCGCAGCCTGGATGCCATCGCCGACTATGTGCTCATGCTGCACGACGGCACGGCGGCCTTCGCGGGTCCGGTGGATGCGCTGCGCGCATCGAGCGACCCGTACGTGCGCAGCTTTCTGGACCGGCGGGTTGAAGAAGGCGAGCGGGCGGAGGTGTCGCTGGCGCCGGAGGTGCAGCAGGCCCTTGACGCCTGGCTGGATCGCTGA
- a CDS encoding ACP S-malonyltransferase, with protein sequence MNRTDLAILFPGQGSQEPGMGRDVADAMPEAMDLWKKAERASGLPLREIYWDGGDDKAMADTRNLQPALTVVNLSLWLRLAGRVTPTCAAGHSLGEYAAAAACGALSVDSTLELVALRGRLMAEADPEGKGSMAAVLKLSQADVDAVVRESAEATGQMIRIANYNTPGQLVLSGTRDAIADAAARVKDRKGRALVLPVSGAFHSPLMDEAARELAKAMRTATWLRPRFAVYCNVTGQAVTDGESLHEVMTRQMTSSVQWIATVTNQWNAGVRRWVEVGPKGVLTKMVGPILAASGVPAAEEGGWTAEGAGSMEQADALVC encoded by the coding sequence ATGAACCGTACCGACCTCGCCATCCTGTTCCCCGGCCAGGGCTCGCAGGAACCCGGCATGGGCCGCGACGTGGCCGACGCCATGCCCGAGGCCATGGACCTGTGGAAGAAGGCCGAACGCGCAAGCGGCCTGCCCCTGCGCGAAATCTACTGGGACGGCGGCGACGACAAGGCCATGGCCGATACCCGCAACCTGCAACCCGCGCTGACCGTCGTCAACCTGTCCCTGTGGCTGCGCCTTGCCGGACGCGTCACCCCGACCTGCGCCGCCGGGCACAGCCTGGGCGAATACGCGGCTGCCGCCGCCTGCGGGGCGCTTTCCGTGGACAGCACGCTGGAACTGGTGGCCCTGCGTGGCCGCCTGATGGCCGAGGCCGACCCCGAAGGCAAGGGGTCCATGGCCGCCGTGCTCAAGCTTTCGCAGGCCGACGTGGACGCCGTGGTGCGCGAATCCGCCGAGGCCACCGGCCAGATGATCCGCATCGCCAACTACAACACGCCAGGGCAACTGGTGCTGTCCGGCACGCGCGACGCCATTGCCGACGCCGCCGCCAGGGTCAAGGACCGCAAGGGCCGCGCGCTTGTCCTGCCCGTCAGCGGGGCCTTCCACAGCCCGCTCATGGACGAGGCGGCCAGGGAACTGGCCAAGGCCATGCGCACGGCAACATGGTTGCGCCCGCGCTTTGCCGTGTACTGCAACGTGACCGGCCAGGCCGTAACCGACGGCGAATCGCTGCACGAGGTCATGACCCGGCAGATGACGTCTTCCGTGCAGTGGATAGCCACCGTGACCAACCAGTGGAACGCCGGGGTGCGCCGCTGGGTGGAAGTTGGCCCCAAGGGCGTGCTGACCAAGATGGTGGGGCCCATACTTGCCGCGTCGGGCGTGCCCGCCGCAGAGGAAGGCGGCTGGACCGCCGAGGGCGCTGGCAGCATGGAACAGGCCGACGCGCTGGTGTGCTAG
- a CDS encoding ABC transporter permease → MSTGPGILAPVTALGAATLRLLGEMGAMFLFLADGLRLIFASPKQIPKILNQVFVIGSKSLFVILLIGVFTGMVLGLQGYYTLVKFGSEGLLGAAVALSLIRELGPVLTAIMVTGRAGSSMAAEIGVMRITDQIDALDVMDINPMAYLVAPRIAASLISFPLLTAVFDVVGILGGYVTGVTLLGINEGVYFYRIQSSVEMADITGGFMKSLLFAVIVATVSCYQGYFTHMRRDGVGPEGVSNSTTSAVVLSCVFVLVADYALTSFLL, encoded by the coding sequence ATGAGCACAGGCCCCGGCATACTCGCCCCCGTCACCGCCCTTGGCGCGGCAACCCTGCGCCTGCTGGGCGAGATGGGGGCCATGTTCCTGTTCCTGGCGGACGGCCTGCGCCTCATCTTCGCCTCGCCCAAGCAGATTCCCAAGATCCTGAACCAGGTGTTCGTCATCGGCTCCAAGTCGCTGTTCGTCATCCTGCTCATCGGGGTATTCACCGGCATGGTGCTGGGCTTGCAGGGCTACTACACGCTGGTCAAGTTCGGCTCCGAAGGACTGCTGGGCGCCGCCGTGGCCCTTTCGCTGATCCGTGAGCTGGGTCCGGTGCTGACGGCCATCATGGTCACCGGCCGGGCCGGGTCGTCCATGGCCGCCGAGATCGGGGTCATGCGCATCACCGACCAGATCGACGCGCTGGACGTCATGGACATCAACCCCATGGCCTACCTGGTGGCCCCGCGCATTGCCGCATCGCTGATCTCGTTCCCGTTGCTGACGGCGGTGTTCGACGTGGTGGGCATCCTTGGCGGCTACGTCACCGGCGTCACCCTGCTGGGCATCAACGAGGGCGTGTACTTCTATCGCATCCAGTCCAGCGTCGAGATGGCCGACATCACCGGCGGCTTCATGAAATCGTTGCTGTTCGCGGTCATCGTGGCCACGGTAAGCTGCTACCAGGGCTATTTCACCCACATGCGCCGCGACGGCGTGGGGCCCGAGGGCGTCAGCAATTCCACCACCTCCGCCGTGGTCCTTTCGTGCGTGTTCGTGCTTGTGGCCGACTACGCGCTGACCTCGTTCCTGCTGTAA
- the argS gene encoding arginine--tRNA ligase translates to MRARQQLLASLQAIVKDMGLSWPEKATLEPPRDKSFGDLAANIALVLSKDAGVAPRELASRLAGALRDSDPDIASVDIAGPGFLNVTYSPDFWRETVLHVEAAGERYGATNVGAGRKAQVEYVSANPTGPLHIGHGRGAALGDCLARVLRFAGYDVTTEYYINDAGRQMRLLGLSVWLRALELTGRPFTLPEDFYRGDYIKGIAAEMLAKDPGLVDLPEAEGQARCFEYAMSSIMDGIKQDLADFRVEHQVWFSELSLVREGAVEKTFERLKEAGLAFEQDGALWFRTTTLGDDKDRVLRKSDGTLTYFASDIAYHDNKYDRGFDLVVDIWGADHHGYVPRMRAAVAALGKRPEQFDVILVQLVNLLQGGEQIAMSTRAGQFETLHDVVKEVGADAARFMFLSRKSDSHLDFDLELVKQRSMDNPVYYVQYAHARVCAVLRKAAERSIVLPDRLDAAALAPLTLPEELDLLRLVDRMPDTLSAAAEGLAPHHVSFYLMEVAGALHSYYAKVPVLNAADAETIVARLALLRTVGRAVANGLNLLGVDAPEAM, encoded by the coding sequence ATGCGCGCACGTCAGCAGTTGCTGGCCTCCCTTCAGGCCATCGTGAAGGACATGGGGCTTTCCTGGCCCGAAAAGGCCACCCTTGAGCCCCCCCGCGACAAATCGTTCGGCGACCTTGCCGCCAACATCGCCCTGGTGCTCTCGAAGGATGCGGGCGTGGCCCCGCGCGAACTGGCCTCGCGCCTTGCCGGTGCCCTGCGCGACTCCGACCCGGACATCGCCTCGGTGGACATTGCCGGGCCGGGCTTCCTGAACGTCACCTACTCGCCCGATTTCTGGCGCGAAACCGTGCTGCACGTGGAAGCAGCGGGCGAGCGCTACGGCGCCACCAACGTGGGCGCAGGCCGCAAGGCCCAGGTGGAGTACGTGTCCGCCAACCCCACCGGCCCCCTGCACATCGGCCACGGGCGCGGCGCTGCCCTTGGCGACTGCCTGGCGCGGGTGCTGCGCTTTGCCGGGTACGACGTGACCACCGAATATTACATCAACGACGCCGGACGGCAGATGCGCCTGCTGGGCCTTTCCGTCTGGCTGCGCGCGCTGGAGCTTACCGGCCGCCCGTTCACCCTGCCCGAAGACTTTTATCGCGGCGACTACATCAAGGGCATTGCCGCGGAAATGCTGGCGAAAGACCCCGGCCTGGTGGACCTGCCCGAAGCCGAAGGCCAGGCCCGCTGCTTCGAATACGCCATGAGTTCCATCATGGACGGCATCAAGCAGGATCTTGCCGACTTCCGCGTGGAGCACCAGGTGTGGTTCTCCGAGCTTTCGCTGGTGCGCGAGGGCGCGGTGGAAAAGACCTTCGAACGGCTGAAGGAAGCGGGCCTCGCCTTCGAGCAGGACGGCGCGCTGTGGTTCCGCACCACCACCCTTGGCGACGACAAGGACCGCGTGCTGCGCAAGTCCGACGGCACGCTGACCTACTTCGCCTCGGACATCGCCTACCATGACAACAAGTACGACCGGGGCTTCGACCTTGTCGTGGACATCTGGGGCGCCGACCACCACGGCTACGTGCCGCGCATGCGCGCCGCCGTGGCCGCGCTGGGCAAGCGGCCCGAACAGTTCGACGTGATCCTGGTGCAGCTCGTCAACCTCTTGCAGGGCGGCGAGCAGATCGCCATGTCCACCCGCGCCGGGCAGTTCGAGACCCTGCACGACGTGGTCAAGGAAGTGGGCGCCGACGCCGCGCGGTTCATGTTCCTTTCGCGCAAGAGCGACAGCCACCTCGACTTCGACCTGGAACTGGTGAAGCAGCGCTCCATGGACAACCCGGTGTACTACGTGCAGTACGCCCACGCCCGCGTGTGCGCCGTGCTGCGCAAGGCCGCCGAACGTTCCATCGTCCTGCCCGACCGGCTGGATGCGGCGGCGCTGGCCCCGCTGACCCTGCCCGAGGAACTGGACCTGCTGCGCCTTGTGGACCGCATGCCCGATACCCTTTCCGCCGCCGCCGAAGGGCTGGCCCCGCACCACGTCAGCTTCTACCTGATGGAAGTGGCGGGCGCCCTGCACAGCTACTACGCCAAGGTGCCGGTGCTGAACGCCGCCGACGCGGAAACCATCGTGGCCCGCCTTGCCCTGCTGCGCACCGTGGGCAGGGCCGTGGCCAACGGCCTGAACCTGCTTGGCGTTGACGCGCCCGAGGCCATGTAG